The following proteins come from a genomic window of Ornithinimicrobium cryptoxanthini:
- a CDS encoding type II toxin-antitoxin system VapB family antitoxin, with translation MTRTNIDLDDELVAAVMARYRLESKRSAVDFALRQLVREPLSLEEILAMRGSGIEVDNEEIEGDWTADE, from the coding sequence GTGACCAGGACGAACATCGATCTGGACGACGAGCTCGTGGCGGCGGTGATGGCCCGTTATCGGTTGGAGTCCAAGCGCTCGGCGGTCGACTTCGCCCTGCGGCAGCTCGTGCGGGAGCCGCTGTCGCTCGAGGAGATCCTCGCAATGCGCGGCAGTGGCATCGAGGTGGACAACGAGGAGATCGAGGGCGACTGGACGGCTGACGAGTGA
- a CDS encoding acetyl-CoA C-acetyltransferase: MTATADATNPTPSGAPVSVIVAGARTPMGRMSGGLKDFSGADLGGFAIKGALEKAGVSGDQVDYVIMGQVLTAGVGQIPARQAAVKGGIPMDVPALTINKVCLSGLDAIALADQLIRAGEFEVVVAGGQESMTNAPHLLEKSRAGFKYGDVTMRDHMAYDGLWDVFTYQSMGNLTEAANVADQEFSREEQDAFSARSHQLAAKAWEDGVFDDEVVSVPVPQRKGDPVDFRTDEGIRADTTTESLSKLRPAFSKDGTITAGSASQISDGAAAVVVMSKAKAQQLGLEWIAEIGAHGVVAGPDSSLQSQPANAIVAACKKEGIEPTDLDVVEINEAFAAVGLAASKQLGLDPERVNPHGGAIALGHPIGMSGARLVLTLALELGRRGGGTGAAALCGGGGQGDALIVRVPSKA, translated from the coding sequence ATGACCGCAACTGCTGACGCCACAAACCCCACCCCCTCGGGTGCCCCTGTGTCGGTCATCGTGGCTGGTGCACGCACCCCGATGGGTCGCATGTCCGGTGGTCTGAAGGACTTCTCCGGCGCTGACCTGGGTGGTTTCGCGATCAAGGGCGCGCTCGAGAAGGCCGGTGTCTCCGGAGATCAGGTCGACTACGTGATCATGGGCCAGGTGCTCACCGCCGGGGTGGGCCAGATCCCGGCTCGTCAGGCCGCGGTCAAGGGTGGCATCCCGATGGATGTGCCCGCCCTGACCATCAACAAGGTCTGCCTCTCCGGTCTGGATGCCATCGCGCTGGCCGACCAGCTGATCCGCGCCGGCGAGTTCGAGGTGGTCGTCGCCGGTGGGCAGGAGTCGATGACCAACGCCCCGCACCTGCTGGAGAAGAGCCGCGCCGGCTTTAAGTATGGCGACGTCACGATGCGCGACCACATGGCTTATGACGGTCTGTGGGACGTCTTCACCTACCAGTCGATGGGCAACCTGACCGAGGCCGCCAACGTCGCTGACCAGGAGTTCAGCCGCGAGGAGCAGGACGCCTTCTCCGCCCGCAGCCACCAGCTGGCCGCGAAGGCGTGGGAGGACGGCGTGTTTGATGACGAGGTCGTCAGCGTGCCGGTGCCGCAGCGCAAGGGCGACCCGGTTGACTTCCGCACCGACGAGGGCATCCGCGCCGACACGACCACCGAGTCCCTGAGCAAGCTGCGTCCCGCGTTCTCCAAGGACGGCACCATCACCGCCGGCAGCGCCTCACAGATCTCTGATGGTGCAGCCGCGGTCGTGGTGATGAGCAAGGCCAAGGCCCAGCAGCTCGGGCTGGAGTGGATCGCCGAGATCGGTGCGCACGGCGTCGTCGCCGGCCCTGACTCCAGCCTGCAGAGCCAGCCCGCCAACGCCATCGTGGCCGCCTGCAAGAAGGAGGGCATCGAGCCCACCGACCTCGACGTCGTCGAGATCAACGAGGCGTTTGCCGCGGTCGGCCTGGCCGCCAGCAAGCAGCTCGGCCTGGACCCGGAGCGGGTCAACCCCCACGGCGGCGCCATCGCGCTCGGCCACCCGATCGGTATGTCGGGTGCGCGCCTGGTCCTGACCCTCGCCCTGGAGCTGGGTCGCCGCGGAGGCGGCACCGGGGCCGCGGCCCTGTGCGGCGGCGGCGGGCAGGGCGATGCCCTGATCGTCCGCGTGCCGAGCAAGGCCTGA
- a CDS encoding DoxX family protein — MTFLRTAARIALGAAMVGAGIAHLTIQRREFQAQVPEWFPLDEDLTVVGSGVMEIALGASFIALPRHQRLIGGLLAAFYVVIFPGNIAQYLEGTDAFGLDTDGKRLGRLFFQPLLVLWALYGGGWPRRNRESREPVGSE; from the coding sequence ATGACCTTCCTGCGCACCGCGGCCCGCATCGCCCTCGGCGCCGCGATGGTCGGTGCCGGGATCGCACACCTGACCATCCAGCGCCGCGAGTTCCAGGCCCAGGTGCCGGAGTGGTTCCCGCTCGATGAGGACCTCACGGTGGTCGGCTCGGGGGTGATGGAGATCGCGCTGGGCGCCTCGTTCATCGCGCTGCCCCGGCACCAGCGGCTCATCGGTGGGCTGCTCGCGGCGTTCTATGTCGTGATCTTCCCCGGCAACATCGCCCAGTACCTGGAAGGGACCGATGCCTTCGGGCTGGACACCGACGGCAAGCGGCTCGGGCGGCTGTTCTTCCAGCCGCTCCTGGTGCTCTGGGCGCTGTATGGCGGAGGCTGGCCGCGCCGCAACCGCGAGAGCCGCGAGCCGGTCGGGTCAGAGTAG
- the vapC gene encoding type II toxin-antitoxin system VapC family toxin — MIVDTSVWIEFLRPGRSSAGDHLESLIRRRERLVVPETVLMELLSSTTDETAAARQRRMLESFEIAPLEPVVDSLAAARLQRQCRRSGEAVRNLGDCLIAAVALRLAIPVLHRDRDFEALRTHCGVETVSLLPA, encoded by the coding sequence GTGATCGTCGACACCTCGGTCTGGATCGAGTTCCTGAGGCCAGGTCGATCATCCGCCGGTGACCATCTCGAGTCGCTGATCAGACGTCGCGAGCGCCTTGTCGTCCCTGAGACCGTGCTGATGGAGCTTCTCAGCAGCACCACCGACGAGACTGCCGCCGCCCGCCAGCGCCGGATGCTTGAGTCCTTCGAGATCGCACCGCTCGAACCGGTCGTCGACTCCCTGGCCGCTGCGCGTCTGCAGCGACAGTGCCGTCGCAGCGGCGAGGCAGTGCGCAACCTTGGCGACTGCTTGATCGCCGCCGTGGCACTGCGGCTAGCGATCCCCGTGCTGCACCGCGACCGAGATTTCGAGGCGCTCAGGACTCACTGCGGCGTGGAGACAGTCTCCCTGCTCCCGGCCTGA
- a CDS encoding 2-polyprenylphenol hydroxylase, which yields MVESSGASAADERWLVVDGRRWRRQDPALPPKVAQRLLSHLGRGRSSVRALRLADQDPAPARRRVDLAKHGLGERGTPWWEQDADERRARWEAALEELDAFDDPTG from the coding sequence ATGGTCGAGTCCAGCGGTGCTTCCGCAGCGGATGAGCGCTGGTTGGTCGTCGACGGCCGCCGCTGGCGCCGCCAGGACCCGGCGTTGCCACCCAAGGTCGCGCAGCGTCTGCTGTCCCACCTGGGTCGCGGGCGCTCGTCGGTCCGTGCGCTACGCCTGGCGGACCAAGACCCGGCTCCGGCGCGGCGGCGGGTCGACCTGGCCAAGCACGGGCTGGGGGAGCGGGGCACGCCATGGTGGGAGCAGGATGCAGATGAGCGGCGGGCACGGTGGGAGGCGGCGCTGGAGGAGCTGGACGCGTTCGATGACCCTACCGGGTAG
- a CDS encoding plasmid pRiA4b ORF-3 family protein: MDKDAIEQMRQKVAQMSPDELKSAVASILGGGLADLVDARHTPPLPTVPDAPAVPCALTVRTDIDETSPPVWRRLVLRGDLTLDRVHEVIQTAFGWADSHLHRFWPGPDKQLWRGPYFLTRYDVDEGEEGILEVDVRLDQVLRDPGDRLFYTYDFGDDWTHTMRLESVDPLADTAPPAVCTAGRRAGPLEDSGGPPGHNELVAAHRTDPSLAGLEDYLRDWVPAGWDPAEFDAEEVTRQLSVVGLAPEEVLASLAGDEGVDWPVSLEGLLGLAPPAVTTQLAQLCARARTEHEAELTAEDLTAITKPYRYLVELAGDDGIPLTGAGWMKPSHVEQIYRELEFDAEWIGKGNREDQTMPIAQLRAMCQQLGLLRKHKERLLQTRLARSLSSDDDYLTAIASRLLHDKHPYQRATLALFAMFTAATGKAVSDHVDPVAELLTACGLRTGPHGVDRRDVLENVRPLWCTLRSATGRTFRDRDDPLPGDHRAVALARAALWPHPPTTS; this comes from the coding sequence GTGGACAAGGACGCGATTGAGCAGATGCGCCAGAAGGTGGCCCAGATGTCTCCGGACGAGCTCAAGTCTGCCGTGGCGAGCATCCTCGGTGGTGGGCTGGCAGATCTGGTGGACGCGCGGCATACTCCGCCGTTGCCCACGGTGCCCGACGCCCCGGCCGTGCCGTGCGCGCTGACAGTGCGCACCGATATCGACGAGACGAGCCCGCCGGTCTGGCGACGGCTGGTGCTGCGCGGCGACCTGACGCTGGACCGGGTGCACGAGGTCATCCAGACCGCCTTCGGGTGGGCGGACAGCCACCTGCACCGGTTCTGGCCGGGGCCGGACAAGCAGCTCTGGCGCGGCCCCTACTTCCTCACCAGGTATGACGTCGACGAGGGTGAGGAGGGCATCCTGGAGGTCGACGTGCGGCTTGACCAGGTGTTGCGCGACCCCGGGGACCGGCTCTTCTACACCTACGACTTTGGCGACGACTGGACGCACACGATGCGGCTGGAGTCGGTGGACCCCCTGGCGGACACCGCCCCGCCAGCCGTGTGCACCGCAGGCCGCCGTGCCGGACCGCTGGAGGACAGCGGTGGTCCGCCCGGTCACAACGAGCTCGTGGCGGCCCACCGGACCGACCCGTCGCTGGCCGGGCTCGAGGACTATCTGCGCGACTGGGTGCCCGCGGGTTGGGACCCCGCCGAGTTCGACGCCGAGGAGGTGACCCGACAACTGTCGGTCGTCGGCCTGGCCCCGGAGGAGGTGCTCGCCTCTCTCGCTGGCGACGAGGGGGTGGACTGGCCGGTGTCGCTGGAAGGCCTGCTTGGCCTGGCGCCGCCAGCTGTGACCACCCAGCTCGCCCAGCTCTGTGCGCGGGCACGCACCGAGCACGAGGCCGAGCTGACCGCAGAGGACCTGACGGCGATCACCAAGCCCTACCGATATCTGGTGGAGCTCGCCGGCGATGACGGGATCCCGCTCACCGGCGCCGGGTGGATGAAACCGAGCCATGTCGAGCAGATCTACCGCGAGCTCGAGTTCGACGCGGAGTGGATCGGCAAGGGCAACCGCGAGGACCAGACGATGCCCATCGCCCAGCTGCGCGCGATGTGCCAGCAGCTTGGTCTGCTGCGCAAGCACAAGGAGCGACTGCTGCAGACCAGGCTCGCCCGGTCGCTGAGCTCGGACGATGACTACCTGACCGCGATCGCGTCCCGCCTGCTGCACGACAAGCACCCCTACCAGCGGGCCACCCTCGCCCTGTTCGCGATGTTCACCGCCGCGACAGGCAAGGCCGTGTCCGACCACGTCGACCCAGTCGCCGAGTTGCTCACGGCGTGCGGCCTGCGCACCGGCCCGCACGGGGTGGACCGGCGCGACGTGCTGGAGAACGTTCGGCCGCTCTGGTGCACCCTGCGCAGCGCCACCGGGCGCACCTTCCGCGACCGGGATGACCCCCTGCCCGGGGACCACCGCGCGGTCGCGCTGGCGCGGGCAGCACTCTGGCCGCACCCACCGACGACGTCCTAG
- a CDS encoding acyl-CoA dehydrogenase family protein has protein sequence MAQPKPPTHPLALFGTDLLISDEDRAIRDTVRRFVDDRIRPEIADWYEAGTVPVRELAPELGKLGLLGMHLEGYGCAGTNATAYGLACLELEAGDSGLRSLVSVQGSLAMFAIWQHGSEEQKQEWLPRMAAGEAIGCFGLTEPDFGSNPAGMRTRATRSGEDWVLTGTKMWITNGSVADVAVVWAQTEEGVRGFVVPTDTPGFSAPEITKKLSLRASVTSELVLDNVRLPASAMLPDAKGLSGPLSCLTEARFGIIFGSLGAARDCLETAIRYAGERQIFDKPLAAYQLTQAKLADMTLELGKGMLLALHLGRLKDEGTLTSDQVSLGKLNNVREAIAIARETRTILGAAGITLEHPVLRHANNLESVLTYEGTSEIHQLVIGQALTGQAAFR, from the coding sequence ATGGCCCAGCCCAAGCCCCCCACGCACCCGCTCGCCCTGTTCGGCACCGATCTCCTCATCTCCGATGAGGACCGCGCGATCCGCGACACCGTGCGCCGCTTCGTCGACGACCGCATCCGGCCGGAGATCGCCGACTGGTATGAGGCCGGGACCGTGCCGGTGCGTGAGCTCGCCCCCGAGCTCGGCAAGCTCGGACTGCTAGGGATGCACCTCGAGGGATACGGCTGCGCCGGGACCAATGCCACGGCATACGGCCTGGCCTGTCTGGAGCTGGAGGCGGGTGACTCCGGCCTGCGGTCCCTGGTCAGCGTGCAGGGCTCGCTGGCGATGTTCGCGATCTGGCAGCACGGCTCGGAGGAGCAGAAGCAGGAGTGGCTGCCGCGGATGGCCGCCGGTGAGGCCATCGGGTGCTTCGGCCTCACCGAGCCGGACTTCGGGTCCAACCCGGCAGGGATGCGCACCCGCGCCACCCGCTCGGGCGAGGACTGGGTGCTGACCGGCACCAAGATGTGGATCACCAACGGCTCGGTAGCCGACGTGGCCGTGGTGTGGGCGCAGACCGAGGAGGGCGTCCGCGGCTTCGTCGTCCCCACCGACACACCGGGCTTCTCCGCCCCCGAGATCACCAAGAAGCTGTCCCTGCGCGCGTCGGTCACCAGCGAGCTCGTCCTGGACAACGTCCGGCTGCCCGCCTCGGCGATGCTGCCGGACGCCAAGGGCCTGTCCGGCCCGCTGTCCTGCCTCACCGAGGCACGCTTCGGCATCATCTTCGGTTCCCTGGGCGCGGCCCGCGACTGCCTCGAGACCGCAATCCGGTATGCCGGGGAGCGCCAGATCTTCGACAAGCCGCTGGCGGCCTACCAGCTCACCCAGGCCAAGCTGGCGGACATGACCCTCGAGCTCGGCAAGGGCATGCTGCTGGCCCTGCACCTGGGGCGGCTCAAGGACGAGGGCACGCTGACCTCCGACCAGGTGAGCCTGGGCAAGCTCAACAACGTCCGCGAGGCCATCGCGATCGCCCGCGAGACGCGCACCATCCTCGGAGCCGCCGGGATCACCCTGGAGCACCCCGTCCTGCGGCACGCCAACAACCTGGAGTCGGTCCTCACCTATGAGGGCACCTCCGAGATCCACCAGTTGGTGATTGGCCAGGCGCTGACCGGTCAGGCCGCCTTCCGCTGA
- a CDS encoding N(5)-(carboxyethyl)ornithine synthase: protein MARSADASPLLTLGVMARSRKENEHRLPIHPEHVDSIDPELRSQIFVEEGYGLPFGVSDETLAGALGGVRTRARLIVECDVILLPKVQAEDLAELRDGQIVWGWPHCVQDPVLTQEAIDRRLTLIAFEAMNHWARDGSFLLHVFHLNNELAGYSSVLHALALLGRTGTYGRKLRAVVIGFGATARGAVTALSAQGIDDVRVLTARKVAAVASPIHSVQIVHLDHDDDDPSQTRVVTNDGRVPLSSYLADNDIVVNCVLQDTEAPWTFLREEELSAFRPGSLIVDVSCDEGMGFSWARPTSFEDPTFVVGDNITYYAVDHTPSYFWDSATWVNSEALLPHLRTVLSGPQAWAAEPTIDRAIEIQDGVIRNPNILTFQDREADYPHPVRPSA from the coding sequence ATGGCAAGAAGCGCTGACGCCAGTCCCCTGTTGACCCTCGGAGTGATGGCTCGCTCCCGCAAGGAGAACGAGCACCGACTCCCGATCCACCCCGAGCACGTCGACTCCATCGACCCGGAGCTGCGCTCCCAGATCTTCGTCGAGGAGGGCTACGGCCTGCCGTTCGGTGTCTCAGACGAGACGCTGGCCGGCGCCCTCGGCGGGGTCCGCACCCGGGCCCGACTGATCGTCGAGTGCGACGTGATCCTGCTGCCCAAGGTGCAGGCCGAGGACCTGGCGGAGCTGCGCGACGGGCAGATCGTCTGGGGATGGCCGCACTGCGTGCAGGACCCCGTCCTCACCCAGGAGGCGATCGACCGCCGGCTGACGCTGATCGCCTTCGAGGCGATGAACCACTGGGCCCGGGACGGCAGCTTCCTGCTGCACGTGTTCCACCTCAACAACGAGCTGGCCGGCTACAGCTCGGTCCTGCACGCGCTTGCCCTGCTGGGCCGGACCGGCACCTACGGCCGCAAGCTGCGCGCCGTCGTCATCGGCTTCGGCGCCACGGCCCGCGGGGCGGTGACGGCGCTGAGCGCGCAGGGCATCGACGACGTCCGGGTGCTCACGGCCCGCAAGGTCGCCGCCGTCGCCTCACCGATCCACTCGGTGCAGATCGTGCACCTCGACCACGATGACGACGACCCTTCGCAGACGCGGGTCGTGACCAACGACGGCCGGGTCCCGCTCTCGAGCTATCTGGCGGACAACGACATCGTCGTCAACTGCGTCCTGCAGGACACGGAGGCGCCCTGGACGTTCCTGCGCGAGGAGGAGCTCAGCGCCTTCCGGCCGGGCAGCCTCATCGTCGACGTGTCGTGCGATGAGGGCATGGGGTTCAGCTGGGCCCGGCCGACGTCGTTTGAGGACCCGACCTTCGTGGTGGGCGACAACATCACCTACTACGCCGTCGACCACACGCCGTCCTACTTCTGGGACTCGGCGACGTGGGTCAACAGCGAGGCGCTGCTGCCGCACCTGCGCACGGTGCTGTCCGGCCCGCAGGCCTGGGCTGCCGAGCCGACCATCGACCGCGCCATCGAGATCCAGGACGGCGTGATCCGCAACCCCAACATCCTGACGTTCCAGGACCGCGAGGCGGACTACCCGCACCCAGTCAGGCCGTCTGCCTAG
- a CDS encoding Lsr2 family DNA-binding protein: protein MPDDFVIARNPEEGTTLPYLLRIPWGPEGVVLKAKEMWPRTGKVYCHRAVGWPRDPDIIEQVPVRSCVRRGASIDLVLDRGRENRSQFVLTRIRGGREAIFWQTARITKQARPAVSIPTARGSGVAGLEIVVDSHERYAWKFEHQQVTTVRRALRAGDYGVLDDDRLLASVERKSLQDLVATLTSGKMRYVLADLASLPSAAVVVEDRYSSVFKLDRVRPAVVADSLGECHARFPSVPIVFCETRALAQEWTYRFLAAALVHHGEEAHVATEASDLPSATPASSAEIREWARAQGLTVSARGRMSAEVLDAFARRSQ from the coding sequence ATGCCGGACGACTTCGTCATCGCCCGCAACCCCGAGGAGGGCACGACGCTGCCCTACCTCCTGCGGATCCCGTGGGGGCCGGAGGGTGTGGTGCTGAAGGCCAAGGAGATGTGGCCGCGCACGGGCAAGGTCTACTGCCACCGCGCGGTCGGGTGGCCGCGTGACCCGGACATCATCGAGCAGGTGCCGGTGCGGTCCTGCGTGCGACGTGGCGCGAGCATCGACCTGGTGCTGGACCGGGGTCGGGAGAACCGCTCGCAGTTCGTGCTGACGCGGATCCGCGGAGGTCGCGAGGCGATCTTCTGGCAGACCGCGCGCATCACCAAGCAGGCCCGGCCGGCCGTGTCGATCCCGACCGCCCGCGGCTCGGGGGTGGCCGGGCTGGAGATCGTCGTGGACAGCCACGAGCGTTATGCCTGGAAGTTCGAGCACCAACAGGTCACCACCGTGCGGCGGGCGCTGCGGGCCGGGGACTACGGCGTGCTGGACGATGACCGGCTGCTGGCCTCGGTCGAGCGCAAGTCGCTGCAGGACCTCGTAGCCACGCTGACCAGCGGGAAGATGCGCTATGTGCTGGCCGACCTGGCGTCGCTGCCGTCCGCCGCGGTGGTGGTGGAGGACAGGTACTCCTCGGTCTTCAAGCTAGACCGGGTGCGTCCGGCTGTCGTCGCCGACTCCCTCGGCGAGTGTCACGCCCGCTTCCCCTCGGTGCCGATCGTGTTCTGTGAGACGCGGGCGCTGGCGCAGGAGTGGACCTATCGCTTCCTGGCAGCCGCCCTCGTCCACCACGGCGAGGAGGCTCACGTCGCGACCGAGGCCTCCGACCTGCCGTCAGCCACTCCCGCGAGCAGCGCCGAGATCCGGGAGTGGGCGCGGGCCCAGGGACTCACGGTCTCTGCCCGGGGTCGGATGAGTGCCGAGGTGCTGGACGCGTTCGCGCGACGGAGCCAGTGA
- a CDS encoding DEAD/DEAH box helicase: MSQNPRDRTPFVAPAWVLELSGEDLAEIFGPTTLSRGHTYQRQGRVHALRVMDDELTALIQGTHPYRAVVAWDPFEDALPEDISTDCTCPVGDACKHAAATILEAQAMAARPPGPAAIPAAGQVLPLPHRSAPAPSWEDLLAPVVAEVQPSPAVQTSAVPLALHLEASRNTTRFGSEELRLTMRPMIRGASGAWIKTGFSWSDLQHPDHGRRNDPRQRSALTALLRAHQARAPQWHRLADTIGADALGPALWPLLRDVEQSGVALVTGYQGKERVHLRPSPVEFVLDVTRSAGGQLLVRPVVDLPGADGLELLGTPAHGLVAKERAELHLAALARPLTPALTRLLHARELAVPEADAERFLTHYYPALRQQATLRSSDGSVELPEIGPPRLGLEVRFLDNHVTKLTWTFRYAVGQQVHALPLLRGTEAQSQVVRDLVREEELLASLDVLDGAPGLRVSLAGRSRLGVVIDPVLRGWATVQLVRNVLPGLQERDDVDITLIGEPLTYTEADEAPLVEVSTQDLDEDDLPSGADGIREVSPDTQDWFGLGIKVSVGGQPVPLSTLLTALARGEEQLLLPDGTWFSLDVPELHALRRIVEEARALQDEDRGESLRINRYQAGLWEELVSLGVVAEQSERWQRTVGDLLSLDELPHPEPPAGLTATLRDYQLDGYQWLSFLWEHELGGILADDMGLGKTVQVLAAAERAREQGLLSPGRPLLVVAPTSVVGAWVREAERFTPGLRVVALTETVRRSARPLADTIAGAHIVVTSYALMRIDEQHLTPVTWSAVVLDEAQAVKNHRSRTYQAARNLRAPVKFAVTGTPLENSLMDLWSLLSISAPGLFSSPQRFGEVYRKPIESGSSPELLGTLRRRVRPLMLRRTKEAVATDLPPKIEQVLPVTLNSAHRRIYDTHLQRERQRILGLLGDVDRNRIAILSALTKLRQLSLDVHLVVPDAPASVRPSKVDVLIEQLVEVAAEGHRCLVFSQFTRFLKVVRERLAAEGIGHVYLDGRTRDRPRRVAEFTDGDDPVFLISLKAGGSGLTLTEADYVFVLDPWWNPAVEAQAVDRTHRIGQDRTVMVYRLVAEDTIEEKVVALQERKRDLFAKVVDEGGLMGAPLSADDIRGLLEG, from the coding sequence ATGAGCCAGAACCCACGTGACCGCACGCCCTTCGTCGCTCCCGCCTGGGTGCTCGAGCTCAGCGGTGAGGACCTGGCGGAGATCTTCGGGCCGACAACTCTCAGCCGCGGGCACACCTACCAGCGCCAGGGGCGGGTCCACGCGCTGCGAGTCATGGACGACGAGCTGACCGCCCTCATCCAGGGCACGCACCCCTACCGGGCGGTCGTGGCCTGGGACCCGTTCGAAGATGCGCTCCCGGAAGACATCTCGACCGACTGCACCTGCCCGGTGGGCGACGCGTGCAAGCACGCGGCCGCCACGATCCTCGAGGCGCAGGCCATGGCGGCCAGACCGCCAGGACCGGCGGCAATCCCTGCGGCGGGCCAGGTCCTGCCCCTGCCCCACCGCTCAGCCCCGGCCCCCAGCTGGGAGGACCTCCTCGCGCCGGTGGTCGCCGAGGTCCAGCCGTCTCCGGCCGTCCAGACGTCGGCCGTCCCGCTGGCGCTGCACCTCGAGGCGAGCCGCAACACCACCAGGTTCGGCAGCGAGGAGCTGCGGCTGACGATGCGCCCGATGATCCGCGGAGCCTCGGGCGCCTGGATCAAGACCGGCTTCTCCTGGTCCGACCTGCAGCACCCCGACCACGGTCGCCGGAACGACCCGCGGCAGCGGAGCGCGCTCACCGCCCTGCTGCGCGCCCACCAGGCACGTGCCCCCCAGTGGCACCGGCTTGCCGACACGATCGGCGCCGACGCTCTCGGGCCCGCCCTGTGGCCGCTATTGCGCGACGTCGAGCAGTCCGGCGTCGCGTTGGTCACCGGCTACCAGGGCAAGGAGCGGGTGCACCTGCGGCCTTCGCCGGTGGAGTTCGTCCTCGACGTGACCCGCAGCGCCGGCGGACAGCTCCTGGTGCGCCCCGTCGTGGACCTGCCTGGTGCCGACGGGCTGGAGCTGCTCGGCACACCGGCCCACGGCCTGGTGGCCAAGGAGCGTGCCGAGCTGCACCTGGCTGCCCTGGCGCGGCCGCTCACTCCCGCCCTGACCAGGTTGCTGCACGCCCGTGAGCTGGCGGTTCCCGAGGCGGATGCGGAGCGCTTCCTCACCCACTACTACCCCGCCCTGCGCCAGCAGGCGACGCTGCGCTCCTCCGACGGCAGCGTCGAGCTCCCGGAGATCGGGCCACCACGGCTGGGGCTGGAGGTGCGCTTCCTCGACAACCACGTCACCAAGTTGACCTGGACTTTTCGGTATGCCGTGGGCCAGCAGGTCCACGCCCTCCCCCTGCTCCGGGGCACCGAGGCGCAGAGCCAGGTCGTGCGCGACCTGGTCCGCGAGGAGGAGCTGCTCGCCAGCCTCGACGTGCTCGACGGGGCGCCCGGGCTGCGTGTCTCGCTGGCGGGCAGGAGCCGGCTCGGGGTGGTCATCGACCCGGTGCTGCGTGGGTGGGCCACGGTGCAGCTCGTCCGCAACGTGCTGCCGGGCCTGCAGGAACGGGACGATGTCGACATCACGCTGATCGGTGAGCCGCTCACCTACACCGAGGCGGACGAGGCGCCGCTGGTGGAGGTCTCGACCCAGGACCTCGACGAGGACGACCTGCCGTCGGGGGCGGACGGCATACGAGAGGTCAGTCCGGACACGCAGGACTGGTTCGGCCTGGGCATCAAGGTCTCCGTGGGCGGGCAGCCGGTCCCGCTGTCCACCCTGCTGACGGCGCTGGCACGCGGCGAGGAGCAGCTCCTCCTGCCGGACGGGACGTGGTTCTCCCTTGACGTGCCCGAGTTGCACGCGTTGCGCCGGATCGTGGAGGAGGCCCGAGCCCTGCAGGACGAGGACCGGGGCGAGAGCCTGCGGATCAACCGCTACCAGGCCGGGCTGTGGGAGGAGCTGGTCAGCCTCGGGGTGGTGGCCGAGCAGAGCGAGCGGTGGCAGCGCACGGTCGGTGACCTGTTGTCGCTGGATGAGCTCCCGCACCCCGAGCCGCCAGCCGGGCTGACGGCGACGCTGCGCGACTACCAGCTCGACGGCTATCAGTGGCTCTCCTTCCTGTGGGAGCACGAGCTCGGCGGGATCCTGGCCGACGACATGGGCCTGGGCAAGACGGTCCAGGTGCTGGCCGCGGCCGAGCGGGCCCGCGAGCAGGGGCTGCTGAGCCCGGGGCGGCCGCTGCTCGTCGTCGCGCCCACGAGTGTGGTCGGGGCGTGGGTGCGCGAGGCCGAGCGGTTCACACCGGGTCTGCGGGTGGTGGCGCTGACCGAGACGGTGCGGCGCAGCGCCCGCCCACTGGCCGACACGATCGCCGGGGCGCACATCGTGGTCACCTCCTATGCGCTGATGCGCATCGACGAGCAGCACCTGACACCTGTGACGTGGAGCGCGGTGGTGCTGGACGAGGCGCAGGCGGTCAAAAACCACCGCTCGCGCACTTACCAGGCGGCTCGCAACCTGCGGGCACCGGTGAAGTTCGCGGTGACCGGCACCCCGCTGGAGAACTCCCTGATGGACCTGTGGTCGCTGCTGTCGATCTCGGCGCCGGGCCTGTTCTCCTCCCCGCAGCGCTTCGGCGAGGTCTATCGCAAGCCGATCGAGTCCGGCAGCTCTCCTGAGCTGCTGGGCACTCTGCGCCGCCGGGTCCGGCCGCTGATGCTGCGCCGGACCAAGGAGGCCGTGGCCACCGACCTGCCGCCCAAGATCGAGCAGGTGCTGCCGGTCACGCTGAACAGCGCCCACCGGCGCATCTATGACACGCACCTGCAGCGCGAGCGACAACGCATCCTCGGGCTACTGGGGGACGTCGACCGCAACCGCATCGCGATCCTCAGCGCCCTGACCAAGCTTCGGCAGCTCAGCCTCGACGTGCACCTGGTGGTGCCCGATGCCCCGGCGTCAGTGCGCCCCAGCAAGGTCGACGTCCTCATCGAGCAGCTCGTGGAGGTCGCTGCCGAGGGGCACCGCTGCCTGGTGTTCAGCCAGTTCACCCGCTTCCTGAAGGTCGTCCGCGAGCGCCTGGCCGCCGAGGGGATCGGCCACGTCTATCTGGACGGCCGCACCCGGGACCGTCCGCGCCGGGTGGCGGAGTTCACCGACGGTGACGACCCGGTGTTCCTGATCAGTCTCAAGGCCGGCGGCTCCGGGCTGACCCTGACCGAGGCCGACTACGTCTTCGTCCTCGACCCGTGGTGGAACCCGGCGGTGGAGGCCCAGGCCGTGGACCGCACGCACCGCATCGGTCAGGACCGCACGGTCATGGTCTATCGCTTGGTCGCCGAGGACACCATCGAGGAGAAGGTCGTCGCCCTCCAGGAGAGGAAGCGCGACCTGTTCGCCAAGGTCGTTGACGAGGGCGGGCTGATGGGCGCCCCGCTGTCAGCCGATGACATCCGGGGACTCCTCGAAGGCTGA